Below is a window of Agathobacter rectalis ATCC 33656 DNA.
CCGTTTACACCGGAGGATGTTGTGGACAGGCTTGAAAAGAAAATCACAGAGATTGATTCTGTGACACAGATGCTTGACAGGGGGCTGACTCCGGAGCAGATACTTGAGGAAATTTTAGGGGATTTCGGGCTTGAAATCACAGATACGACAGAGACACGCTTCCACTGTGACTGTTCAAAGGAGCGTGTGAGCAGAGCACTTTCCACACTTAGCAAAAAGGATCTTGATTCCATTATCGCAGATGGCGAGAGCATTGAGGTAAAGTGCCAGTTCTGTAATAAGGCATATGAGTTTACGGTGGATGAGTTGAAGGAGATGCGCTAATTGAAGGACGGATATATAAAGGTCGCTGCAGCGACACCAAAGGTAAAGGTAGCTGATACTGTATACAACGGACAGCTTATTAAAGCTCTTATGAAGGAGTGCACTGACAACGGGGCAAAGGTGGTTGTTTTCCCGGAGCTTTGCATTACCGGATACACCTGTCAGGATCTTTTCTGGCAGGATAAGCTCATAGCTGCAGCAGAGGATGAGCTTATAGGGATAGCAGATTACAGCAGGAGCCTTGACGGCATATTTTTCATAGGGCTTCCATATGAGATAAACGGCATGCTCTATAATATGGCGGCAGTTGTATCGCGCGGAGAGGTGCTTGCCATGGTGCCAAAGACATTTCTGCCAAACTATAATGAGTTTTATGAGGCAAGGCATTTTGCATCGGGAGAAAACTTAAGCACATATGTCACACTGAAAAATGGACAGCAGGTGTCTGTAGATACTGATTTTATTTTTAGCTGCAAGCAGCTGCCAAAGCTTAAGATAGCGGTGGAGCTTTGTGAGGATCTTTGGACTCCGAACCCGCCGAGCATCAGACACGCGATGTCTGGTGCCACTGTGATTGTAAATCTGTCTGCATCAGATGAGGTGACAGGCAAGGCAATATACAGGAGAGAGCTTGTGAGCGGACAGTCTGCCAGATTAATCTGTGGATATATTTATGCGTCAGCGGGAGACGGTGAGTCCACACAGGATGTGGTCTACTCAGGACACAATCTCATCTGTGAAAACGGAAATGTGCTTGCCGAGTCAGGGCGCTTTACAAATGAGACTATATACAGCGAGTTTGATGTGGAAAGAATAGAGACTGAGAGGCGCAGGATGACAACCTTTGTTGTCGAGGATGACCACAGATGGGCTGAGTTTGACCTTGAGGTAAAGGATACCACTCTTAGCCGCTATGTGAATCCGGCTCCGTTTGTTCCGGCGGACAAGACAGACAGGGACAGACGCTGTGATGAGATTCTCATGATTCAGGCTATGGGACTTAAAAAGCGATTAGAGCATACCAACTGTAAGACAGCAGTTATCGGTATTTCAGGAGGACTTGACTCCACATTGGCACTGCTTGTCACGGTAAGGGCATTTGATCTTTTGGGAAAGGATCACAAGGATATAGCGGCAGTTACTATGCCGGGCTTTGGAACAACAGACCGCACATATGACAATGCGGTAAACCTAATAAAATGCCTTGGTGCTACATTTATCGAGGTGGATATAAAGGATGCTGTAAATATACATTTCAGGGATATCGGACAGGATCCGTCTGTGCATGATGTCACCTACGAGAATGGACAGGCACGCGAGCGCACACAGATACTTATGGATATCGCAAACAAGGAAAACGGAATGGTCATAGGTACAGGAGATTTGTCAGAGCTGGCACTCGGCTGGGCTACCTACAACGGAGACCATATGTCCATGTATGCTGTAAATGCATCGGTTCCAAAGACTCTGGTGCGCCATCT
It encodes the following:
- a CDS encoding NAD(+) synthase; translation: MKDGYIKVAAATPKVKVADTVYNGQLIKALMKECTDNGAKVVVFPELCITGYTCQDLFWQDKLIAAAEDELIGIADYSRSLDGIFFIGLPYEINGMLYNMAAVVSRGEVLAMVPKTFLPNYNEFYEARHFASGENLSTYVTLKNGQQVSVDTDFIFSCKQLPKLKIAVELCEDLWTPNPPSIRHAMSGATVIVNLSASDEVTGKAIYRRELVSGQSARLICGYIYASAGDGESTQDVVYSGHNLICENGNVLAESGRFTNETIYSEFDVERIETERRRMTTFVVEDDHRWAEFDLEVKDTTLSRYVNPAPFVPADKTDRDRRCDEILMIQAMGLKKRLEHTNCKTAVIGISGGLDSTLALLVTVRAFDLLGKDHKDIAAVTMPGFGTTDRTYDNAVNLIKCLGATFIEVDIKDAVNIHFRDIGQDPSVHDVTYENGQARERTQILMDIANKENGMVIGTGDLSELALGWATYNGDHMSMYAVNASVPKTLVRHLVKYYADTCGSDLLESTLLDVLDTPVSPELLPPENGKISQKTEDLVGPYELHDFFLYNMLRCGYAPAKVYRLARIAFEGKYDDEFILKWLKNFYRRFFAQQFKRSCLPDGPKVGTVAVSPRGDLRMPSDACGRIWMDEVDKL